A stretch of Cupriavidus necator DNA encodes these proteins:
- a CDS encoding flavin-containing monooxygenase yields MTASSPDDAVLDVLIVGAGLSGIGAARQLQMRCPGKRYAILEAREAMGGTWDLFRYPGIRSDSDMYTLGYRFKPWRGAKAIADGPSIRAYIRETAEEAGITSHIRFGHRVISAAWDSAAACWTVEAERSADRSRLRLRTRLLYVCAGYYSYAEGHRPEFAGEAQFRGSMVHPQFWDESLDYAGKRVVVIGSGATAVTLVPAMAKSAAHVTMLQRSPTYIVTRPGEDAIAHKLRRVLPERLAYAATRWKNVLLGMMFFQLARRRPDRVRQRLIGMAAAQLAPGYDVGTHFTPRYRPWDQRLCLVPDGDLFRAIRDGRASVVTDTIDRFTENGIVLASGKTLAADVVVVATGLKLNMLGDIALTVDGQPRRPAECLAYKGMMLSDVPNLVLAFGYTNASWTLKADLTAEYVCRLLRHMDRHAHRIAVPRAPADVEPTPFLDFTSGYVQRAATVLPRQGHRKPWRVHQNYLKDLLAIRHGRIADGVLQFDVPPPSPLAHRAHRDGQDTTDNNNTVPAVAASEVQS; encoded by the coding sequence ATGACCGCCTCAAGTCCCGATGACGCAGTCCTTGATGTCCTGATCGTAGGCGCCGGCCTGTCCGGCATCGGCGCCGCGCGCCAGCTGCAAATGCGCTGCCCCGGCAAGCGCTACGCCATCCTGGAGGCGCGTGAGGCCATGGGCGGCACCTGGGACCTGTTCCGCTACCCCGGCATCCGCTCGGATTCGGACATGTACACGCTGGGCTACCGCTTCAAGCCCTGGCGCGGCGCCAAGGCCATCGCCGACGGGCCGTCGATTCGCGCCTACATCCGCGAAACCGCCGAAGAGGCCGGCATCACGTCACATATCCGCTTCGGCCATCGGGTCATCAGCGCGGCATGGGACAGCGCCGCAGCCTGCTGGACGGTCGAAGCCGAACGCAGTGCGGACCGCAGCCGGCTGCGCCTGCGCACACGCCTGCTCTATGTGTGCGCAGGCTATTACAGCTATGCCGAGGGCCACCGGCCCGAATTTGCAGGCGAAGCGCAATTCCGCGGCAGCATGGTGCATCCGCAGTTCTGGGACGAATCGCTCGACTACGCCGGCAAGCGCGTGGTGGTGATCGGCAGCGGCGCCACGGCGGTCACGCTGGTGCCGGCCATGGCGAAAAGCGCCGCGCACGTGACGATGCTGCAGCGCTCTCCCACCTATATCGTGACGCGCCCCGGCGAGGACGCCATCGCCCACAAGCTGCGCCGCGTGCTGCCGGAGCGGCTGGCCTACGCCGCCACGCGCTGGAAGAACGTGCTGCTGGGCATGATGTTCTTCCAGCTGGCGCGGCGCCGGCCGGACCGCGTCAGGCAGCGCCTGATCGGCATGGCGGCAGCGCAACTGGCGCCGGGCTATGACGTCGGCACCCACTTCACGCCCCGCTACCGGCCCTGGGACCAGCGCCTGTGCCTGGTGCCCGACGGCGACCTGTTCCGCGCGATCCGCGACGGGCGCGCATCGGTGGTGACCGACACCATCGACCGGTTCACCGAGAACGGCATCGTGCTGGCCAGCGGCAAGACGCTGGCCGCGGATGTCGTGGTGGTGGCCACCGGCCTCAAGCTGAACATGCTGGGCGACATTGCACTCACCGTGGACGGCCAGCCGCGCCGCCCCGCCGAATGCCTGGCCTACAAGGGGATGATGCTGAGCGATGTGCCCAACCTCGTGCTGGCCTTCGGGTACACCAATGCCTCGTGGACGCTCAAGGCCGACCTCACGGCCGAGTACGTCTGCCGCCTGCTGCGTCATATGGATCGCCACGCCCACCGCATTGCCGTGCCGCGCGCCCCGGCTGACGTTGAGCCGACCCCGTTCCTGGATTTCACCTCCGGCTACGTGCAGCGTGCCGCCACCGTGCTGCCCCGGCAAGGGCATCGCAAGCCATGGCGCGTGCACCAGAACTACCTGAAAGACCTGCTGGCGATCCGGCACGGGCGCATCGCAGACGGCGTGTTGCAGTTCGATGTCCCGCCTCCCTCTCCCCTGGCACACCGGGCGCACCGGGACGGCCAGGACACCACCGACAACAACAACACGGTGCCGGCCGTTGCCGCCAGCGAGGTGCAATCATGA
- a CDS encoding alpha/beta fold hydrolase — MTIVLTVFAVLIGLILALGASLYLYTWRTARRIEAAMPPHGRFVDVPGARLHVVERGQGPAVLLVHGLSGQLENFGYGMIGPLAEHFRVIAVDRPGAGHSIRKPGSAADLPAQAAALAALCDKLGLERPLVVGHSLGGAIALALAIHHPERVGGLALIAPLTHPPKAISPVFQAMTVPSAWLRRLMAWTLVVPMSIRRREAVMDIVFGPDPVPDDFPTRGGGLLALRPRHFLAASEDLIGAAQSLPALLHRYGTLRVPVSVLYGREDRILDFAEHGEALAAKVPGATLTLVSGGHMLPVTAIDTSVDFVRDAAARLQVPAPAQAQVA, encoded by the coding sequence ATGACCATCGTCCTGACCGTTTTCGCGGTGCTGATCGGGCTGATCCTGGCGCTGGGCGCGTCGCTGTATCTGTACACGTGGCGCACCGCGCGGCGCATCGAAGCCGCCATGCCGCCGCACGGCCGCTTTGTCGACGTGCCCGGCGCGCGGCTGCACGTGGTGGAGCGCGGCCAGGGCCCGGCGGTGCTGCTGGTGCATGGCCTGTCCGGCCAGCTTGAGAATTTTGGCTACGGCATGATCGGGCCGCTTGCCGAGCATTTCCGCGTGATCGCCGTCGACCGCCCCGGCGCGGGCCACTCCATACGCAAGCCGGGCAGCGCCGCGGACCTGCCGGCGCAGGCCGCAGCGCTCGCCGCGCTGTGCGACAAGCTTGGCCTGGAGCGTCCGCTGGTGGTGGGCCATTCGCTGGGTGGCGCGATTGCGCTGGCACTGGCCATCCACCACCCCGAGCGCGTGGGCGGGCTGGCACTGATCGCGCCGCTCACGCACCCGCCCAAGGCGATCTCGCCGGTGTTCCAGGCCATGACCGTGCCCAGCGCGTGGCTGCGCCGGCTGATGGCATGGACGCTGGTGGTGCCGATGTCGATTCGGCGCCGCGAAGCCGTGATGGACATCGTGTTCGGCCCGGACCCGGTGCCGGACGACTTCCCGACGCGCGGAGGCGGGCTGCTGGCGCTGCGGCCGCGCCACTTCCTGGCCGCGTCCGAAGACCTGATCGGCGCCGCGCAGAGCCTGCCGGCGCTGCTGCACCGCTACGGCACGCTGCGCGTGCCGGTCAGTGTCCTCTACGGCCGCGAAGACCGCATCCTGGATTTTGCCGAGCATGGCGAAGCGCTCGCCGCCAAGGTTCCGGGCGCCACGCTGACATTGGTCAGCGGCGGGCATATGCTGCCGGTGACCGCCATCGACACCAGCGTCGATTTCGTCCGCGACGCCGCCGCCCGGCTGCAAGTCCCCGCGCCGGCCCAGGCGCAGGTCGCCTGA
- a CDS encoding Coq4 family protein codes for MATTTASNPYKHNVFAAFQAVRKLMANGNDTEQVFRIMRALNGPSMPRNFNRLLSTPDGRRMVYQRIELAERLSDPAYVARFAPGTVGAAYRAFLEQTGYSADGLAKVSNLDQEPLIEDAYMWFGRRTRDIHDIWHVLTGYRADESLGEAALVAFSYAQTGGKGWAFIAIAASLKSLRVSGSLAFARAVLEGYRLGRRARWLLGEDYEKLLHEPIGAARARLGIAEPQRYLACNPDPLQEWTA; via the coding sequence ATGGCCACCACCACCGCTTCCAACCCCTACAAGCACAATGTCTTCGCCGCGTTCCAGGCCGTTCGCAAGCTGATGGCGAACGGCAACGACACGGAGCAGGTGTTCCGCATCATGCGCGCGCTCAACGGGCCGTCCATGCCCCGCAACTTCAACCGGCTGCTGAGCACGCCCGACGGGCGGCGCATGGTCTACCAGCGCATCGAGCTGGCGGAGCGCCTGTCCGATCCCGCCTACGTGGCCAGGTTCGCACCGGGCACGGTGGGCGCGGCCTATCGCGCGTTCCTGGAACAGACCGGCTACAGCGCTGACGGGCTGGCCAAGGTCTCGAACCTGGACCAGGAACCGTTGATCGAGGACGCCTACATGTGGTTCGGCCGGCGTACCCGCGACATCCACGACATCTGGCATGTGCTCACCGGCTACCGGGCCGATGAAAGCCTTGGCGAAGCCGCACTGGTGGCATTCAGCTATGCGCAGACCGGCGGCAAGGGCTGGGCCTTCATCGCCATCGCGGCGTCGCTGAAAAGCCTGCGCGTGAGCGGCAGCCTGGCCTTTGCGCGGGCCGTGCTGGAAGGCTACCGGCTGGGCCGGCGCGCCCGCTGGCTGTTGGGCGAGGACTATGAAAAGCTGCTGCACGAACCCATCGGCGCGGCCCGCGCGCGGCTTGGCATTGCCGAACCCCAGCGCTACCTGGCCTGCAATCCCGATCCCCTGCAGGAGTGGACGGCCTGA
- a CDS encoding malonic semialdehyde reductase, with amino-acid sequence MSQIDNAALAQLFTEARTHNVWQDRHVDDAVLHQIYEAMKFGPTAANSSPARIVFVKSAAEKARLVDCVSAGNVDKTRSAPVTAIIAFDTAFHDQLPKLFPHADARSWYAGNDEKIARDALMNSSLQGGYFILAARALGLDCGPMGGFDADKVNAAFFPDGKWQVNFLCNLGYGEADKLFPRGPRLSFDEACRIV; translated from the coding sequence ATGTCCCAGATCGACAACGCCGCGCTGGCGCAGCTGTTCACCGAAGCCCGCACGCACAACGTGTGGCAGGACCGCCACGTGGACGACGCCGTGCTGCACCAGATCTATGAAGCGATGAAGTTCGGCCCGACCGCTGCCAACAGCAGCCCGGCGCGCATCGTGTTCGTCAAGAGCGCTGCCGAGAAGGCGCGTCTGGTGGACTGCGTGTCGGCCGGCAACGTCGACAAGACCCGTTCGGCGCCGGTGACGGCCATCATCGCCTTCGACACCGCCTTCCACGACCAGCTGCCCAAGCTGTTCCCGCATGCCGACGCCCGTTCCTGGTACGCCGGCAACGACGAGAAGATCGCCCGCGACGCGCTGATGAACAGCTCGCTGCAAGGCGGCTACTTCATCCTGGCGGCGCGCGCGCTGGGCCTGGACTGCGGCCCGATGGGCGGCTTCGATGCCGACAAGGTCAACGCAGCCTTCTTCCCCGATGGCAAGTGGCAGGTCAACTTCCTGTGCAACCTGGGCTACGGCGAGGCCGACAAGCTGTTCCCGCGCGGCCCGCGCCTGTCGTTCGACGAAGCCTGCCGTATCGTCTGA
- a CDS encoding DMT family transporter, with amino-acid sequence MTASAQTAPDHARDKLAGVLLIALSASAFGAMAIFARFAYAAGADVYGLLLVRFVLAAAALAWVMRTRGIGLPPWRRVLALAAMGGIGYVGQSFCFFSALNHAQASLVALLLYLYPLFVTILAAIFLKERLTTAAVIALVLCSVGAGLTVGGGEGSPLGIALGLAAAVIYSVYIIVGARVTAGVNPIATTTVICTAAALVYGAVGLLRMGAGAPPQFPATAGGWLALAGIALLSTVLAILTFFAGLQRLGAAQASMLSTLEPVVTVLLAALLLGEHIGTAQAVGGGLILAGVLWLTRRGSAPAPARADMQGN; translated from the coding sequence ATGACCGCTTCCGCCCAAACCGCCCCGGACCATGCCCGCGACAAGCTGGCCGGCGTGCTGCTGATCGCGCTGTCGGCCAGCGCCTTTGGCGCCATGGCGATCTTCGCGCGCTTTGCCTACGCGGCCGGCGCGGATGTCTACGGGCTGCTGCTGGTGCGCTTCGTGCTGGCCGCCGCGGCACTGGCCTGGGTGATGCGCACGCGCGGCATCGGCCTGCCGCCGTGGCGCCGCGTGCTGGCGCTGGCGGCGATGGGCGGCATCGGCTATGTCGGCCAGTCGTTCTGCTTCTTCAGCGCACTCAACCATGCGCAGGCCAGCCTGGTGGCGCTGCTGCTGTACCTGTACCCGCTGTTCGTGACGATCCTGGCGGCCATCTTCCTGAAGGAGCGGCTGACCACCGCCGCGGTGATCGCGCTGGTGCTGTGCTCGGTCGGCGCCGGCCTGACCGTCGGCGGCGGCGAGGGCTCGCCGCTGGGGATCGCGCTGGGGCTGGCGGCGGCGGTGATCTACTCGGTCTATATCATCGTCGGCGCGCGCGTGACCGCTGGCGTCAACCCGATTGCCACCACCACGGTGATCTGCACCGCGGCGGCGCTGGTCTACGGCGCCGTCGGCCTGCTGCGGATGGGGGCGGGCGCGCCGCCGCAGTTCCCGGCCACTGCCGGCGGCTGGCTGGCGCTGGCGGGCATCGCGCTGCTGTCGACGGTGCTGGCGATCCTGACCTTCTTCGCCGGCCTGCAGCGACTGGGCGCGGCGCAGGCGTCGATGCTGTCGACGCTGGAGCCGGTGGTCACCGTGTTGCTGGCGGCGCTGCTGCTGGGCGAGCATATCGGCACGGCGCAGGCCGTGGGTGGCGGGCTGATCCTGGCCGGCGTGCTGTGGCTGACCCGCAGGGGCAGTGCGCCGGCGCCGGCCCGCGCCGATATGCAAGGGAATTGA
- a CDS encoding DUF1841 family protein: MFNPSREEVRRFFCDAWQKQLTGGVLTPLEAIAVDWIGEHPEYHGLLRDTEGALSQDYTPEQGQTNPFLHLSMHLSISEQVSVDQPRGIRQAYEALARRLDSPHEAQHQVMECLGEMLWQAQRTGQPPDGDHYVDCVKRRANR, encoded by the coding sequence ATGTTTAATCCCTCACGAGAAGAAGTCCGCCGGTTCTTCTGCGATGCCTGGCAGAAGCAGCTCACAGGCGGCGTGCTGACCCCGCTGGAAGCCATCGCTGTAGACTGGATCGGCGAGCACCCCGAGTACCACGGCCTGCTGCGCGACACCGAAGGTGCGCTGTCGCAGGACTACACACCCGAGCAAGGCCAGACCAACCCCTTCCTGCACCTGTCGATGCACCTGTCGATCTCCGAGCAGGTCTCGGTCGACCAGCCGCGCGGCATCCGCCAGGCCTATGAGGCGCTGGCACGCCGCCTGGATTCCCCGCACGAAGCGCAGCACCAGGTGATGGAATGCCTGGGCGAAATGCTGTGGCAGGCACAGCGCACCGGCCAGCCGCCCGACGGCGACCACTATGTCGATTGCGTCAAGCGCCGCGCCAACCGCTAA
- a CDS encoding phospholipase A, protein MSRITLPRRRRLAPAGRAVAPLCLSLMLACPLAGHAGVALLQPPRVIDGNQPLTLTLVVSADDATRRYRIPDTLEVTASGDLQAPVRLVLWREVSGPAVVNLRRGEHRAIRYTVALPPALRGQVRLDATGIDAAPVLLTLNRLPRPGESATAEPPVAGKALAANGLEPATEAAVPVTPVTTADAAAPAPADLRDSARLSFHDPMYFMVGAHDGANAKFQLSFKYRLFQGEDPASKRLFDNLYVAYTQFSLWDLSEQSKPFRDTNYRPSLFYYLSDTGVRNNAISRLSLAAGLEHESNGRNGDDSRSINTVFVKPTFYFGDQNDWHWRVAPKLYAYVEKGDNPDIAHYRGFMDLGIAYGRPDSWEFSATLRKGTRKWYGSVDAQLTYPMARLIPGTAGYLMAGYFVGYGESLLDYNHKLPWQFRIGYALSR, encoded by the coding sequence ATGTCCCGTATTACCCTCCCCCGCCGGCGCCGGCTCGCGCCCGCCGGCCGCGCCGTTGCCCCGCTCTGCCTGTCGCTGATGCTGGCCTGCCCCCTCGCCGGCCACGCCGGCGTGGCGCTGTTGCAGCCGCCGCGCGTGATCGACGGCAACCAGCCGCTCACGCTGACGCTGGTGGTCAGCGCCGACGACGCCACGCGCCGCTACCGTATTCCCGACACGCTCGAAGTGACCGCCTCGGGCGACCTGCAGGCGCCGGTGCGGCTGGTGCTGTGGCGCGAAGTCTCGGGCCCGGCCGTGGTCAACCTGCGCCGCGGCGAGCACCGCGCGATCCGCTACACGGTGGCGCTGCCGCCGGCCCTGCGCGGCCAGGTGCGGCTGGATGCCACCGGCATCGACGCCGCGCCGGTGCTGTTGACGCTGAACCGCCTGCCGCGGCCCGGTGAATCCGCCACCGCTGAGCCGCCGGTTGCCGGCAAGGCGCTGGCAGCGAACGGCTTGGAGCCGGCCACCGAAGCCGCCGTACCGGTGACCCCGGTCACCACCGCCGACGCTGCCGCACCCGCTCCGGCCGACCTGCGCGACAGCGCCCGGCTATCGTTCCATGACCCGATGTATTTCATGGTCGGCGCGCATGACGGGGCCAACGCCAAGTTCCAGCTGAGCTTCAAGTACCGCCTCTTCCAGGGCGAAGATCCGGCGTCGAAGCGTCTGTTCGACAACCTCTACGTGGCCTACACCCAGTTCTCGCTATGGGACCTGTCCGAGCAGTCCAAGCCGTTCCGCGACACCAACTACCGGCCCAGCCTGTTCTATTACCTGTCGGATACCGGCGTGCGCAACAACGCCATCAGCCGGCTGTCGCTGGCGGCCGGCCTGGAGCATGAATCCAATGGCCGCAACGGCGACGACTCGCGCAGCATCAATACGGTCTTCGTCAAGCCGACCTTCTACTTTGGCGACCAGAACGACTGGCACTGGCGCGTCGCGCCCAAGCTCTACGCCTACGTGGAAAAGGGCGACAACCCCGACATCGCCCACTACCGCGGTTTCATGGACCTGGGCATTGCCTACGGGCGCCCGGACTCATGGGAGTTCTCCGCCACGCTGCGCAAGGGCACGCGCAAGTGGTACGGCAGTGTCGACGCGCAGCTGACCTACCCGATGGCGCGGCTGATCCCCGGCACCGCGGGCTACCTGATGGCGGGCTACTTCGTCGGCTATGGCGAGAGCCTGCTGGACTACAACCACAAGCTGCCGTGGCAGTTCCGCATCGGCTACGCGCTGTCCCGCTGA
- a CDS encoding thioredoxin family protein yields MTTEPGAGPATFPAPHLDHRAFEAFGMREVDDGSIDAAIAAAGDALVCVFFWGEDCFNCEMAKKAMLANPEPIRALELRWLHANVYAHPGLGRRFGLHGIPVFMFFRNGKKLGRATGWHGHGQFAAAVANARLKASGKPLAG; encoded by the coding sequence ATGACCACTGAACCAGGCGCTGGCCCGGCGACATTCCCGGCCCCCCACCTCGACCACCGCGCCTTCGAGGCATTCGGCATGCGCGAGGTCGATGACGGCAGCATCGACGCCGCCATCGCCGCTGCGGGCGATGCGCTGGTGTGCGTGTTCTTCTGGGGGGAGGACTGCTTCAACTGCGAGATGGCCAAGAAGGCCATGCTGGCCAACCCCGAACCGATCCGCGCGCTGGAACTGCGCTGGCTGCATGCCAACGTCTACGCGCATCCCGGGCTGGGCCGGCGCTTTGGCCTGCATGGCATCCCGGTGTTCATGTTCTTCCGGAACGGCAAGAAGCTGGGCCGCGCCACCGGCTGGCATGGCCACGGCCAGTTTGCCGCCGCGGTGGCCAATGCGCGGCTCAAGGCCAGCGGCAAGCCGCTGGCCGGCTGA
- the grpE gene encoding nucleotide exchange factor GrpE: MEEQKQTPTTQTPTPAGDEAANASQEAGAPETAAVDDVAAQLAALEAKAREHYDLYMRAVAEGENIRRRAQEDVAKAHKFAIENFADNLLPVMDSLQAALADGSGDIAKLREGVELTARQLAAAFERGKIVELNPVGEKFDPHRHQAISMVPADQEPNTVVTVLQRGYTIAERVLRPALVTVAAPK, from the coding sequence ATGGAAGAACAGAAGCAGACGCCAACCACCCAGACGCCTACGCCCGCTGGCGATGAGGCGGCCAACGCCAGCCAGGAGGCCGGCGCGCCGGAAACCGCTGCCGTGGACGACGTGGCGGCCCAGCTGGCCGCCCTGGAAGCCAAGGCGCGCGAGCATTACGACCTGTATATGCGCGCCGTTGCCGAGGGCGAGAACATCCGCCGCCGGGCGCAGGAAGATGTCGCCAAGGCGCACAAGTTCGCCATCGAGAACTTCGCCGACAACCTGCTGCCGGTGATGGACAGCCTGCAGGCCGCGCTGGCCGACGGCTCGGGCGATATCGCCAAGCTGCGCGAAGGCGTCGAGCTGACCGCGCGCCAGCTGGCCGCCGCCTTTGAGCGAGGCAAGATCGTTGAACTCAACCCGGTGGGCGAAAAATTTGACCCGCACCGCCACCAGGCCATCTCGATGGTGCCGGCGGACCAGGAACCCAATACCGTGGTGACCGTGCTCCAGCGCGGCTACACCATTGCCGAGCGCGTGCTGCGGCCGGCTCTGGTGACGGTGGCGGCACCGAAATAA
- a CDS encoding RNA-binding S4 domain-containing protein: protein MNVDFEPDARQRIDKWLWCARFFKTRSLAAEAVERSKVTVNGQPCKNSREVKPGDMVVLEAHQQRWELVVKGIAPARGPAPVAQTLYEESAESQSRRLADAERRRLQPEPSAQIQGRPTKRDRRRIDHLKS, encoded by the coding sequence ATGAATGTCGACTTTGAGCCGGATGCGCGCCAGCGCATCGACAAATGGCTGTGGTGCGCGCGCTTCTTCAAGACGCGCTCGCTCGCGGCCGAAGCGGTGGAGCGCAGCAAGGTGACCGTCAACGGCCAGCCATGCAAGAACTCGCGCGAGGTGAAGCCCGGCGACATGGTGGTGCTGGAAGCGCACCAGCAGCGCTGGGAACTGGTGGTGAAAGGCATTGCCCCGGCGCGCGGGCCGGCGCCGGTGGCGCAGACGCTGTACGAGGAAAGTGCCGAAAGCCAGTCGCGCCGGCTGGCCGACGCCGAGCGCCGGCGCCTGCAGCCGGAGCCGTCCGCGCAGATCCAGGGGCGCCCGACCAAGCGGGACCGGCGCCGCATCGACCACCTGAAGAGCTGA
- the hemH gene encoding ferrochelatase: MTFSPEPAYQHGHAPRTAILLVNLGTPDAPTPKAVGRYLKEFLSDPRVVEIPRAAWLPLLHGVILPLRSRASALKYESIWLREAHMTGSPLLVYSERQAHALQRLMNQHGHEVTVACAMRYGNPSIASVLEALRRQGCEQVLVLPMYPQYSGTTTATAFDEVFRVLGQWRNQPELRLVKHFHDHPAYISALHQQVGAYWARHGMPDFARGDKLILSFHGVPRRTLELGDPYHCECLKTGRLLGEALGLQPGQYQVTFQSRFGKAEWLQPYTAPTLAELGKVGAGRVDVFCPGFPADCIETLEEIAMEGQTEFKVAGGKDFHFIPCLNDADPWVAAMAEIALQHLQGWPLATPHPHELEARRTRAQTRGAAA; the protein is encoded by the coding sequence ATGACGTTTTCTCCCGAACCGGCCTACCAGCACGGCCACGCGCCGCGCACGGCGATCCTGCTGGTCAACCTGGGCACCCCGGACGCTCCCACGCCCAAGGCGGTGGGGCGCTACCTGAAGGAGTTCCTGTCCGACCCGCGCGTGGTCGAGATCCCGCGCGCGGCCTGGCTGCCGCTGCTGCATGGGGTGATCCTGCCGCTGCGTTCGCGCGCCTCGGCGCTGAAATACGAATCGATCTGGCTGCGCGAGGCCCATATGACGGGCTCGCCGCTGCTGGTCTACAGCGAGCGCCAGGCCCATGCGCTGCAGCGGCTGATGAACCAGCACGGCCATGAGGTGACGGTCGCGTGCGCAATGCGCTACGGCAACCCGTCGATCGCCTCGGTGCTGGAGGCGCTGCGCCGGCAGGGCTGCGAGCAGGTGCTGGTGCTGCCGATGTATCCGCAATACTCCGGCACCACCACGGCCACGGCCTTCGACGAGGTGTTCCGGGTGCTGGGCCAGTGGCGCAACCAGCCCGAGCTGCGGCTGGTCAAGCATTTCCATGACCATCCGGCCTATATCTCGGCGCTGCACCAGCAGGTCGGCGCCTACTGGGCGCGCCACGGCATGCCGGACTTTGCCCGCGGCGACAAGCTGATCCTGTCGTTCCACGGTGTGCCGCGGCGTACGCTGGAGCTGGGTGACCCCTATCACTGCGAATGCCTGAAGACCGGCCGGCTGCTGGGCGAGGCGCTGGGCCTGCAGCCGGGCCAGTACCAGGTGACGTTCCAGTCTCGTTTCGGCAAGGCGGAATGGCTGCAGCCGTACACCGCGCCGACGCTGGCCGAGCTGGGCAAGGTCGGCGCGGGCCGGGTCGATGTCTTCTGTCCCGGCTTTCCGGCCGACTGCATCGAGACCCTGGAGGAAATCGCCATGGAAGGGCAGACCGAGTTCAAGGTCGCGGGCGGCAAGGATTTCCACTTCATCCCGTGCCTGAATGACGCCGATCCGTGGGTCGCGGCCATGGCCGAGATCGCGCTGCAGCACCTGCAGGGCTGGCCGCTGGCCACGCCGCATCCGCATGAACTGGAAGCACGGCGCACGCGCGCCCAGACCCGGGGAGCGGCGGCATGA